CCTGATCCTGGTCAACAAGTTCACCTACGGCCTGCGCCTGCCGGTGATCAACACCAAGATCACCGACGGCACGCCGCTGGCGCGCGGCGACGTGGTGGTGTTCCGCTACCCGCCCAAGCCGAGCATGGACTACATCAAGCGCGTGGTCGGCATCCCCGGCGACGAGGTCGCCTATCTGAACAAGAAGCTCACCATCAACGGGCAGCCGGTCTCCAAGACCCCGATGCCCGACTACCTCGACAACGATTCGATGCGCCTGCTCAAGCAGTTCAACGAAGACCTCGGCGGCAAGCAGCACAGGCTGCTCAACGACGATGCCGGCCCGGCCTTCGTCCAGGGCGCGAGCGATTTCCCGTTTCGCGACAACTGCCGCTATTCCGTCGAAGGCGTGGTTTGCAAGGTGCCGGCCGGCAACTACTTCATGATGGGCGACAACCGCGATAATTCGGCGGACTCGCGTTTCTGGGGCTTCGTGCCCGACAAGAACATCGTGGGCAGGGCGTTCTTCGTCTGGATGAATTTCGGCGACCTGGGTCGCATCGGTCCGTTCCAATAAGCAGTCAGCATTGTTCGAGGGGTATGAGGGCATGAGAGCAAATCGGTCCATCCGCAGCGGGGCCGCGCACCAGCGCGGCATTTCGTTCATCGGCCTGGTGTTTGTCGCCGTGGTGCTGGGTTGCCTGGGCGTCGTCGTCGCGCAGGTCATCCCGACGCTGATCGAATACCAGGCGATCGACAAGGCCGCCAACAAGGCCAAGGAAGGCACCACCGTGCCTGAAGTGCGCGCCATCTTCGACCGGGCCCAAGCCATCGACGACTTCAAGTCGGTCGCCGGCAAGGACCTGGACATCAAGAAGGTCGGCGACAAGGTCGTCGTGTCGTATGCCTACGAGCGGGAGATTCCCCTGTTCGGCCCGGCCTACCTGGTGCTCAAGTACAAAGGCGAGACCCGCTGAACGCGGCGACACGCAAGGTGGACGGCGGCCTCCCGGCGCTGCAGGAGCGCCTCAAGCATTCGTTCTCCGACCCGCGGTTGCTCCAGCTCGCGCTCACGCACCGCAGTTTTTCGGCCGACCACAACGAGCGGCTCGAGTTTCTCGGCGACTCCGTGCTCAATCTCGCGGTTTCGCACCTGCTCTACACCCGTCTTTCGGCCTTGCCCGAAGGCGACCTGTCGCGCGTGCGGGCCAACCTGGTCAAGCAGGACACGCTGCATCGCCTGGCGCTGGAGCTGCAACTCTCGCCCCTGCTGCGGCTCGGCGAGGGCGAGGCCCGCTCGGGCGGGCCCAACCGGCCTTCGATCCTGGCCGACGCACTCGAAGCGCTGATCGGCGCGGTCTACCTCGATGCGGGCTTTTTGGCCGCGGAGGCGCTGGTGCGCCGGCTCTACGAGTCGGTGGAAATCAATCCGCGCATGGACGCGGTCGCCAAGGACCCGAAGACCGAATTGCAGGAATGGCTCCAGGGTCACAAAATGAAGTTGCCGGTGTACCGCGTGGCAGCCACGCTCGGTGCCGCGCACAAACAGACTTTCGATGTCGAGTGCGAGGTGCCCGAGCTGGGCCTGCGCGAACGCGGCATCGGTGGCTCGCGACGCGCCGGCGAGCAGGCTGCCGCGGCAGCCATGTTGATCCGGCTCAAGGCACGCGGAGCCGCGTGAAACCAGAATGAACGACGCTATGAATTCAGCAGCAGCCCCCGACGACGCAGCGGGCGATACGGCCCCGGCAGGACCCCGGCACTGCGGCCTGGTGGCCATTGTCGGCAAGCCGAACGTGGGCAAGTCGACGCTGCTCAACGCGCTGGTGGGCCAGAAGATCAGCATCACCTCGCGCAAGGCACAGACCACGCGGCACCGCATCACGGGCATGCGCACCCTCGGTGCCACGCAGTTCGTGTTCGTCGACACGCCGGGTTTCCAGACCCTGCACGCCAACGCGCTCAACAAGTCGCTCAACAAGACCGTGCAGGGTGCGGTAGGCGACGTGGACCTGATTCTTTTCGTGGTCGAGGCGGGCAGCTTCACGCCGGCCGACGAGCGGGTGCTCAAGCTGCTCGGCAAGGGCATTCCGACGGTGCTCCTGGCCAACAAGCTCGACAACGTGCACCGCCGCGGGGACATTGCGCCCTGGCTGCAGACCATGCAGGCGAAGCACCCCTTTGCCGAGTTCGTGCCGATGTCGGCCAAGAACGCCAAGGACGTCGAGCGCCTGTTCGGCATCTGTGAGAAATACCTGCCCGAGCAGCCCTGGTTCTATGCCGAGGACGAGCTCACCGACCGCAGCGAGAAATTCCTGGCCGGCGAGCTGGTGCGCGAAAAGCTGTTCCGCCTGACCGGCGACGAGCTGCCCTACACCTCGACGGTCATCATCGACAAGTTCGAGGAAGAGCCGCCCCAGAAAAAAGGCCAGAAGCGCCTGCTGCGCATTGCCGCCACCATCGTGGTGGAACGCGACGGCCACAAGGCCATGGTGATCGGCGACAAGGGCGAGCGCATCAAGCGCATCGGCATGGAGACCCGCGTCGAACTCGAGAAGCTCGCCGACGCCAAGGTGTTCCTCGAACTCTGGGTGAAAGTGCGCTCCGGCTGGGCCGACGACGAGGCCCGCGTGCGCTCGTTCGGCTACGAATGAAGTGGCCACTGCCCACCGCGTCTCGCACGAACCGGCGTATGTGCTCCATCGCTACGACTGGAGCGAGTCGAGCCTGATCCTGGAGGTCTTCACCCGGCACCACGGGCGCATCGCGCTGGTGGCCAAGGGCGCGAAACGGCCGAGCTCCAATTTCAGGCCGGTGCTGCTGCCGCTGCAGCCGTTGCAACTCAACTACGGCGGGGACGCAGAGATCCGCACGCTCAAGGGCGCCGAATGGATGGGCGGCCACGTCATGCCGACCGGCGAGGCGCTGCTTTCGGGCTATTACGTCAACGAACTGCTGCTGCGCCTCCTGGCGCGCGACGACGCGCACGAGGCCTTGTTCGACGCCTATGCGGGCGTGGTGCAGGTGCTGGCGGGCGACCACGCCGGCGCGCAGGCGGCCACCCAGGCCGCCGCGTTGCGCGCCTTCGAGCTGCTGCTGTTGCGCGAAGTGGGCCTTTTGCCGTCGCTCGACGTGCAGACCCTCACGCTCGAGCCGCTGGCGGCCGAGTCCCGCTACAGCCTGGTGCCGGAAGCCGGCCTTCGGCTGGCGGCCGAGGGCGAGGCATCGCTGGCGGGCGCGGACTGGCAGGCGCTGCAGGGCGTGCTGGACGACCGCGCGCCTTTCACTGCCACGCTGCGGGAGGTCGCGACCATGAACGCCGGCAGCAACAGCGCCCTCAGGAACCAGCTGCGCGCCTTGCTCAACTACCATTGCGGTGTGTCCACGCTGCGTACGCGGCAGATGATGAGAGATTTGCAAGCCCTATGAGCACATCCGGCCATTCCGCTACCACCTCGCTGTCGGTCAACCTGAACAAGGTCGCCCTGGTGCGCAACACGCGCGCCCTCGGTATTCCGAGCGTGCCTGTCGCCGCCGAGGCCTGCCTTGCCGCCGGGGCGCAAGGCATCACCGTGCATCCGCGGCCCGATGCGCGCCATATCCGCGCGCACGACGTGAGCGACCTGGCCGCGCTGCTGGCCAGGGACTGGCCGGCGATCGAATTCAACATCGAAGGCAACCCGTTCCACAACCTGATGGACTTCGTGCGCGCGCTGAAGCCGCACCAGGCCACCTTCGTGCCCGACAGCGAAACTCAATCGACCAGCGACCACGGCTGGAGCTTTCCCGAAGATGCCGCGCGCCTGCGCCCGCTCATTGCCGAGGCCAAGGCCCTGGGCGTGCGCGTGAGCCTGTTCATGGACCCCATTGCGGACCAGATGGCCGCGGCCAGGGAAGTGGGCGCGGACCGCGTCGAGCTCTATACCGAAGGCTACGCCGCGTCGCGCGGCACGCCGGGTGAACAGGCCGTGCTGGCGCGCTATGTCGAAGCGGCCCGTGCGGCGCAGGCGGCGGGCCTCGGCATCAACGCCGGCCACGACCTGAGCCGCGACAACCTCACGGCGTTCCTGCGCGCGGTGCGCGGCGTGCAGGAGGTGTCGATCGGGCACGCCTTCATCGCCGATGCCCTCGAACTCGGCTATGCCGCCACGACGCGGGAATACCTGCGCTGCATCGAGGAAGCCGGGTGAACGCGGGAGCGGCATGATCTACGGCATTGGTACCGACATCTGCGATCTTCGGCGCATCGCCGCCACCTTCGAACGCCAGGGCGAACGCTTTGCCCGCCGGGTGCTCAGCGACGCCGAGTTCGCGGTCTGGAAGGCTCGCAGCGAGCGTTGGCCCAAGCGCGGGCTGAGCTATCTCGCGACGCGTTTTTCCGCCAAGGAGGCCTTCAGCAAGGCCATTGGCCTGGGCATGCGCATGCCGATGACCTGGCGGTCGTGCGAGATTGCGAACCTGCGCAGCGGCAAGCCCGTCATCGTGCTGCACGGCGAACTGAAGGACTGGTTCGAAGCCAAGGGCCTCACGGCCCATGTCACCGTGACCGACGAAACCGAATACGCCGCGAGTTTCGTCGTGGTCGAATACAAGAACGAGGCATGACCCTGGCAACGACAAGCACCCACGCGCCCCTCATCATCGACGTGGCGGGCACGGAACTCAGCGATGCGGATCGCCGCCGCATCACCAACCCCCTGGTCGGCGGTGTCATTCATTTCGCGCGCAACTGGCGGGACCGCGCCCAGATGGCGGCGCTCAATGCCGAGCTGAAGGCCCTGCGCCCCGACCTGCTCATCTGCGTGGACCACGAAGGGGGCCGCGTGCAGCGCTTCCGTACCGATGGCTTCACGCGGCTGCCCTCCATGCGCGCACTCGGCGAGCTGTGGATGCGCGATGCCATGCACGCGACGCAGGCCGCAACGGCAACGGGCCAGGTGCTTGCCGCCGAGCTGCGCGCCTGCGGCATCGACTTCAGTTTTGCGCCGGTGCTCGACCTGGACTACGGCGGCAGCAGCGTGATCGGCGACCGCAGTTTCCACCGCGACCCGCGCGTGGTGGCGCTGCTGGCCAAGAGCCTGATGCACGGCATGCTGCAGATGGGCATGCGCCATTGCGGCAAGCATTTTCCGGGGCACGGCTTCGTGACCGCCGATTCGCACGTCGAAATCCCGGTGGACCGGCGCAGCCTCAAGGCCATCCTGGCAGAGGACGCGCAACCCTACGACTGGCTCGCGGGCACGCTCACGGCGGTGATGCCCGCGCATGTGATCTATCCGAAGGTCGACAAGCGGCCCGCGGGTTTTTCGCCGCGCTGGCTCCAGGAGACCCTGCGCAGCCGGCTTGCGTTCGATGGCGCCATCTTCAGCGACGACCTGAGCATGGAGGCAGGGCGCTACATCGATGGCGAGCTGCTGAGCTATGCCGATGCCGCGCTGGCGGCGCTCGATGCCGGCTGCGATTTCGCGATGCTGTGCAACCAGAGCATCGGCGAAGGCCGGCCGCTCGACGAACTGCTCGATGGCTTCGCCGCTGCGGCACGGGCAGGGCGCTGGCAAGCCGACGTGAAGAGCGAGCTGCGGCGGCGGGCACTGCTGCCGGACCTGCCATCGACGGAATGGACCGCGATGGCCGGATCAGAAGCCTACAAAGGCGCGCGGCAGGTGCTGGCAAAGGCCAGGCTCGCGCCACCGTACAGGAGCGCCTGAGGCGTTGCTACGCGGCGTTGCCGGACGCCGGGGTCGGCAGCTGCGGGTTCGCCCACAGCCGCTCGCCGCCCGAATCCAGGTGCGTCAGGTACAGCCGAACGTCGAACTCCAGCCGGTGGTAGCCCGGCTCCATGTGTTCGCACAGCGCATAGAAGCTCTTGTCATGGTCGCGCTCCTTCATGTGCGCGAGCTCATGGACCACGATCATGCGCAGCCAGTCGAGCGGCACATCCTTGAACAGGGTCGCGACGCGGATCTCGCGCTTGGCCTTGAGCTTGCTGCCCTGCACGCGCGAGACGGTGGTGTGCGTGCCGAGCGCGTTGCGGATCACATGCAGCTTGCTGTCGAACGCCACCTTGGACAGCGGCGGCGCCTTGCGCATGAAATCGCTCTTGAGCTCGCTCACGTAGTCGTACAGCGCCCGATCGGTCTGCACGTCGTGCATGGGCCCGGGATAGCGGCTGCGCAGCAAGGGTGCGAGCCCTACGGTCGCTACCAGTTGCTGGACCTGCGCCAGCAGCGCGGGTGGGTAGCCCGCGAGGTATTTCATGCCGCCGGTCCCACGCAGGCCAGCCCGGTCGCCACGCCGCCGAACAAGTCGCCCTCGACGAGGTTGACGCCCGCGAAACTCCTGCGCAGGGCTTGCTGGAATGGCCGCAGCGCCGAGGAACCACCGGTCAGGTAGATGGCATCGAGATCGCCGCTGCGCAGCCCCGCGCGCTTGACGCAGGCATGCGCGCAGGCAATCACGCTGTCGAGCAGCGGAGAGAGCTGCTGCGCCATGTCGGCGGGCGAGAGCGATGCGGCCAGGCCCGGTTCGGCGCACGACAGGTCGATGGCGGTGAGCGCATCGTTCACCGAGGCATCGATCTTGGCCTGCTCGACTTCGCTCGCGATGCGGTGGCCGTGGCGTTCTTCGAGTACCGCCATCAGCCGGTCGTGCAGCCGCGTGTCGCTGTAGCTGGTGCGCAGGTCTTTCGCCTGCCGAACCGCCTTGGCGGCATAGAGCCAGTTGATCAGGTGCCAGGACGAGAGCTCGAAAAACACCTTGCTCGGCACTTCGCGCCCCTGCGGTCCGGTGTGGCGAAAGCCGAACTCCGGCATGACGCGGTCGAGGTTCAGGCGCTGGTCGAAGTCGGTGCCGCCGATGTGCACGCCGCTGGTGGCCAGCACGTCGTCGCTGCGGTCCTCGCGCATGGCGCGGTCCGGGCCCACGCGCACCACGGTGAAGTCGGAGGTGCCGCCGCCGACGTCCACGATCAGCACCAGCGACTCTTTCGTGATGCGCTGTTCGTAGTCGAAGGCCGCGGCAATCGGTTCGAGCTGGAACGCGATGTCGCGGAAACCCGCGGCGCGGGCCGCATGGCGCAGGCTTTCTTCCGCGCGCTCGTCGCGCCTGGAGTCGTCGTCCACGAAATGGACCGGCCGGCCGATGACCACGCGCTCGGGCACGCGGCCCAGTTCGCGGCCCGCGCGCGCGGCAAGCTCGCGCAGAAAGCGCGCGATGATGTCCTCGAAGCTCACGAGGCCGTCGTAGACGGCTGTTTTCTCCTGCATCAGCGCGCTGCCGAGCAGGCTCTTCAGCGAGCGCATCAGGCGGCCTTCGACGCCCGCAAGGTAGAGCGCCACGGCCTCGCGGCCGAAGTGCGTGCTGCGGTCCTCGGCGTTGAAGAAGATGGCCGTGGGCAGGGTGGTGGCCGTGCCCTCGATCGGCAGCAGCCGGGCCACGCCATCGACCCGGCAGGCGACGGCGGAGTTGGAGGTGCCGAAGTCGATGCCGATCGTCGGCAGCGACGACGGGGACTTCACGCTCAAGATTCCCTGCGCAGCGCCGGGAACAGGATCACGTCGCGGATGCTTGGCGAATCGGTCAGCAGCATCATCAGTCGGTCGATGCCGATGCCGCAGCCGCCGGTGGGCGGCATGCCGTATTCGAGCGCACGCACAAAGTCGTGGTCGTAAAACATGGCTTCGTCGTCGCCGCTGTCCTTGGCGGCCACCTGCGCGTTGAAGCGCGCAGCCTGGTCCTCGGCGTCGTTGAGCTCACTGAAGCCATTGCCGAACTCGCGGCCCGTGATGTAGAGCTCGAAGCGCTCGGTCACTTCGGGGCGCTCGTCGTTCGCGCGCGCCAACGGCGAGATCTCGGTCGGGTGCTCCATGATGAAGGTCGGCTCCCAGAGCTTTTCTTCCACGGTCTCTTCGAAGTACATCACCTGCAGGCTGGCCAGGCTGCGCTGGGAGAGCTTGTCCTTCTCTTCGCCCAGGCCGATCTTGCGCAGGGCGTTGATGAGCCAGGCACTGTCGTCGACGCCAGCGCCGGCCTCGGTGTGCTTGAGGATGGCTTCGCGGATCGTCAGGCGCTCGAAGGGCTGCGTCAGGTCGACCGGCTTGCCTTGGTAGGTGAGCTGCTGCGTGCCCATGGCCTTGTCGGCAATGGTGCGGATCAGCGTCTCGGTGAAGTCCATCAGGTCGCGGTAGTTCCAATAGGCCGCGTAGAACTCCATCATCGTGAACTCGGGGTTGTGCCGCACCGAGATGCCCTCGTTGCGGTAGCTCCGGTTGATCTCGAACACGCGCTCGAAGCCGCCGACGATCAGCCGCTTGAGGTACAGCTCGGGTGCGATGCGCAGGAACATCTCCTGGTCGAGCGCGTTGTGGTGCGTCTTGAAGGGCTTGGCATTGGCACCGCCCGGAATGGGGTGCAGCATCGGCGTCTCGACTTCGAGGAAGTCGTTGGCGACCATGAACTCGCGCAGGGCGCTCACGGCCTTGCTGCGCGCAATGAAGCGCACGCGCGACGACTCATCGGTGATGAGGTCGACATAGCGCTGGCGGTACTTCTGCTCCTGGTCGGCCATGCCGTGGAACTTGTCGGGCAGCGGACGCAGGCTCTTGGTGAGCAGGCGCAGGCGGGTGACCTTGACCGAGAGCTCGCCGGTCTTGGTCTTCATCAGCGTGCCTTCGGCGCCGACGATGTCGCCCAGGTCCCAGCGCTTGAACTCGGCGTAGGCCTCTTCGCCGATGGCGTCGCGCGTCACGTAGAGCTGGATGCGGCCCGTGGCGTCCTGCACGGTGGCGAAGCTGGCCTTGCCCATCACGCGCTTGAGCATCATGCGGCCGCCGACGCTCACGGAAACGGCTTGCGCCTCGAGCGCTTCGGCCTCCGTGGCGCCGTGTGCAGCAACCAGTGCGGCGGCGCGGTGGCCCGGCTTGAAGTCGTTCGGGAACGCAACGCCCTTGCCCTGGGCCTGTGCGGTGCGCATCAGCTTGAGCTTTTCGCGGCGTTCCGCGATGAGCTGGTTGTCGTCGACGGCAGGCGCGGAGGCCGGAGCCGCTGCAGGCGTGGGAATGGAAGGGATCAGGTGGTCGGACATGGGGAAGCGAAAGGGCGCATCGGGAGCGTGCGCAACCCGCCATTTTAGCCGATAGGGGTCGGATGGGACGGCCTCCGGCGCCCATGGATCCTGCCCGATGCGCTACCAAAAAAGTAGCGTGCTATTCAGCGATGCCCGCGCGTGCCAGCAGATCGCTCACCAGTTCGAGGCGCATCAGCGGGCTTTCGAGTTCCATGAGCCGCTGGCGCAGCTCCAGTTGCATCGGCACCAGTTCGCACCAGCGGTTGGCGACCCAGCCGCAATCGTTGAACAGATAGGGCTGGCCGATGGGCAGCCGCACGGC
The Variovorax sp. OAS795 genome window above contains:
- a CDS encoding M48 family metallopeptidase translates to MKYLAGYPPALLAQVQQLVATVGLAPLLRSRYPGPMHDVQTDRALYDYVSELKSDFMRKAPPLSKVAFDSKLHVIRNALGTHTTVSRVQGSKLKAKREIRVATLFKDVPLDWLRMIVVHELAHMKERDHDKSFYALCEHMEPGYHRLEFDVRLYLTHLDSGGERLWANPQLPTPASGNAA
- the nagZ gene encoding beta-N-acetylhexosaminidase; this translates as MTLATTSTHAPLIIDVAGTELSDADRRRITNPLVGGVIHFARNWRDRAQMAALNAELKALRPDLLICVDHEGGRVQRFRTDGFTRLPSMRALGELWMRDAMHATQAATATGQVLAAELRACGIDFSFAPVLDLDYGGSSVIGDRSFHRDPRVVALLAKSLMHGMLQMGMRHCGKHFPGHGFVTADSHVEIPVDRRSLKAILAEDAQPYDWLAGTLTAVMPAHVIYPKVDKRPAGFSPRWLQETLRSRLAFDGAIFSDDLSMEAGRYIDGELLSYADAALAALDAGCDFAMLCNQSIGEGRPLDELLDGFAAAARAGRWQADVKSELRRRALLPDLPSTEWTAMAGSEAYKGARQVLAKARLAPPYRSA
- the rnc gene encoding ribonuclease III, which gives rise to MDGGLPALQERLKHSFSDPRLLQLALTHRSFSADHNERLEFLGDSVLNLAVSHLLYTRLSALPEGDLSRVRANLVKQDTLHRLALELQLSPLLRLGEGEARSGGPNRPSILADALEALIGAVYLDAGFLAAEALVRRLYESVEINPRMDAVAKDPKTELQEWLQGHKMKLPVYRVAATLGAAHKQTFDVECEVPELGLRERGIGGSRRAGEQAAAAAMLIRLKARGAA
- a CDS encoding pyridoxine 5'-phosphate synthase; the encoded protein is MSTSGHSATTSLSVNLNKVALVRNTRALGIPSVPVAAEACLAAGAQGITVHPRPDARHIRAHDVSDLAALLARDWPAIEFNIEGNPFHNLMDFVRALKPHQATFVPDSETQSTSDHGWSFPEDAARLRPLIAEAKALGVRVSLFMDPIADQMAAAREVGADRVELYTEGYAASRGTPGEQAVLARYVEAARAAQAAGLGINAGHDLSRDNLTAFLRAVRGVQEVSIGHAFIADALELGYAATTREYLRCIEEAG
- a CDS encoding Hsp70 family protein; protein product: MKSPSSLPTIGIDFGTSNSAVACRVDGVARLLPIEGTATTLPTAIFFNAEDRSTHFGREAVALYLAGVEGRLMRSLKSLLGSALMQEKTAVYDGLVSFEDIIARFLRELAARAGRELGRVPERVVIGRPVHFVDDDSRRDERAEESLRHAARAAGFRDIAFQLEPIAAAFDYEQRITKESLVLIVDVGGGTSDFTVVRVGPDRAMREDRSDDVLATSGVHIGGTDFDQRLNLDRVMPEFGFRHTGPQGREVPSKVFFELSSWHLINWLYAAKAVRQAKDLRTSYSDTRLHDRLMAVLEERHGHRIASEVEQAKIDASVNDALTAIDLSCAEPGLAASLSPADMAQQLSPLLDSVIACAHACVKRAGLRSGDLDAIYLTGGSSALRPFQQALRRSFAGVNLVEGDLFGGVATGLACVGPAA
- a CDS encoding DUF4845 domain-containing protein, with amino-acid sequence MRANRSIRSGAAHQRGISFIGLVFVAVVLGCLGVVVAQVIPTLIEYQAIDKAANKAKEGTTVPEVRAIFDRAQAIDDFKSVAGKDLDIKKVGDKVVVSYAYEREIPLFGPAYLVLKYKGETR
- the recO gene encoding DNA repair protein RecO, translated to MATAHRVSHEPAYVLHRYDWSESSLILEVFTRHHGRIALVAKGAKRPSSNFRPVLLPLQPLQLNYGGDAEIRTLKGAEWMGGHVMPTGEALLSGYYVNELLLRLLARDDAHEALFDAYAGVVQVLAGDHAGAQAATQAAALRAFELLLLREVGLLPSLDVQTLTLEPLAAESRYSLVPEAGLRLAAEGEASLAGADWQALQGVLDDRAPFTATLREVATMNAGSNSALRNQLRALLNYHCGVSTLRTRQMMRDLQAL
- the era gene encoding GTPase Era, which produces MNSAAAPDDAAGDTAPAGPRHCGLVAIVGKPNVGKSTLLNALVGQKISITSRKAQTTRHRITGMRTLGATQFVFVDTPGFQTLHANALNKSLNKTVQGAVGDVDLILFVVEAGSFTPADERVLKLLGKGIPTVLLANKLDNVHRRGDIAPWLQTMQAKHPFAEFVPMSAKNAKDVERLFGICEKYLPEQPWFYAEDELTDRSEKFLAGELVREKLFRLTGDELPYTSTVIIDKFEEEPPQKKGQKRLLRIAATIVVERDGHKAMVIGDKGERIKRIGMETRVELEKLADAKVFLELWVKVRSGWADDEARVRSFGYE
- the acpS gene encoding holo-ACP synthase; its protein translation is MIYGIGTDICDLRRIAATFERQGERFARRVLSDAEFAVWKARSERWPKRGLSYLATRFSAKEAFSKAIGLGMRMPMTWRSCEIANLRSGKPVIVLHGELKDWFEAKGLTAHVTVTDETEYAASFVVVEYKNEA
- the lysS gene encoding lysine--tRNA ligase, which produces MSDHLIPSIPTPAAAPASAPAVDDNQLIAERREKLKLMRTAQAQGKGVAFPNDFKPGHRAAALVAAHGATEAEALEAQAVSVSVGGRMMLKRVMGKASFATVQDATGRIQLYVTRDAIGEEAYAEFKRWDLGDIVGAEGTLMKTKTGELSVKVTRLRLLTKSLRPLPDKFHGMADQEQKYRQRYVDLITDESSRVRFIARSKAVSALREFMVANDFLEVETPMLHPIPGGANAKPFKTHHNALDQEMFLRIAPELYLKRLIVGGFERVFEINRSYRNEGISVRHNPEFTMMEFYAAYWNYRDLMDFTETLIRTIADKAMGTQQLTYQGKPVDLTQPFERLTIREAILKHTEAGAGVDDSAWLINALRKIGLGEEKDKLSQRSLASLQVMYFEETVEEKLWEPTFIMEHPTEISPLARANDERPEVTERFELYITGREFGNGFSELNDAEDQAARFNAQVAAKDSGDDEAMFYDHDFVRALEYGMPPTGGCGIGIDRLMMLLTDSPSIRDVILFPALRRES
- the lepB gene encoding signal peptidase I; the encoded protein is MAFITTLVLAAFASYVGAWYFGAIEGNFALLLFLATVVTGLYWLAERFYFMPRRERAAAALETSLSERNARLAGQGITQVDTVDAKASERLLMQPWWLDWTAGLFPVILVVFLLRSFLYEPFKIPSGSMMPTLLTGDLILVNKFTYGLRLPVINTKITDGTPLARGDVVVFRYPPKPSMDYIKRVVGIPGDEVAYLNKKLTINGQPVSKTPMPDYLDNDSMRLLKQFNEDLGGKQHRLLNDDAGPAFVQGASDFPFRDNCRYSVEGVVCKVPAGNYFMMGDNRDNSADSRFWGFVPDKNIVGRAFFVWMNFGDLGRIGPFQ